AGCGCAACAGCAGTGCTCCTTAACTTATCTTTAAGTTAACTTATCCTTAACTTAGAAAAGACAGTGTTTTCTGACATGTCGCTTACAGCCATGGAGGGAAGAAGTGCCCTGTATGGGAACTATATTTGCCACACATTTCAGGGAGGTAGGTTGCTGCAGCTAGCATGGAAGTATGCAGCAGCATGTTTTCATGAAGCATGTGTTTGCATACACATGCCTTTACAATGCATGTGAAAACCGCTTACACCTACTCTACAATATGCATAGGAGTTTTCATAAGGCACTGTAGCTCTGTTACCTCTGAACTCTCCTGGTGGACAAGGCCCCTACCTTTTGTCCTTTGCAGTCTTATCAGTCTTCTAACTTTCTCAACTGAGCTTGCCTATTTGAATAAGCAGGACGAGGAGGGAGGTGGgattttttgatgttttcttgaaaatctttctccaacacttttttttggtGAGCCCTCCTTGGCCCTTAGGAGCCTGGTTGCACATTGTGTTGGCTGTCATTCTACACCATCTTCCTGCTCCTAGAGCCCAGGGACAGCTCCTTAagtaaacagagagaaaagtgaAAGCACTATTTAAAACTGTAACCCCACCACAAGGTGAAGTGCTAAGGTAATGAAAACACACTGCAAGAATGCTAAGGGCTGCCAAAAAACCCTGTAAAGCAATGctggctttaaactagagagtGAGACGGGCTCCTTAGGTCcatcttctctcctcctcctgcgGCTCTGTGGGCAGCCACTTGTATATGATCATAATGGCCCACTGAGTGCCCTTGGGATGGTTGGACTTCATGGGCACAGTGAGGAAGGCTTGTGATGAGGGCTCCCTTGGCCAAAGCTGAAACCTCTGCTGTGTCCTTGGCCTGAAATTTCCCAGGGATGTTCCTGTGTCTCTCATTGAgatttctttgcctcaggcaaCACCTGAAATGGAGATATatcaccttttcctttctctctgttgtgctgtgctgtgaaaatACTTAATAGGACATGGGTTTCAAGCACTATGCTTATGGGGCTGTTGTACAATGGAGCACAAATGCAAACACTGATATTGCTTCTGTCCTCTGGCATGGTAAATGAACTCCACCTGAGCTGGCTATAAGTGTAGGTGGCAGCTAGGCTAAGGACTTATTTCATGGCACATAAATAGATTAGagtaaggaaaagaacagaCCTGCAAGAAGAAGTCTGCACAGTTCAACAGCTTAAAATGATTaaggaaagaaagtgaaacCTCAGGCAGGATCTGTTTGTTTCACGTCTATTCTGAAAAATTCCACTGAAGAGGGGGATGAAACCTGTTACCTGCCTGTCTGAGCTGGAGAAGTCATTCGTGAAATTGTCAGTTTGGGAAATAAAGCAGACAGAGTCATGCTAGAATTCATTTGATGGACAGAGCGTTCCAGTGTCTCTCTGCTATGAGACCCTTAATAAAGTGAAGGGCAGCTGGAATATGACTTGTGACAAAAGCTCCCTAGAACAGACAGAAGCTGATACTTTTACGATATGAGTCCTGCAGGGCTCTGAAGTCTCTGGGTGAGTCTCAGCAGCATTAAACCTGTGATCTTTGCTGAAGTGTGTTCTTCGCTATTTTTCAAAGTTCTGCCACCAGGCTGGTGTTAAGGCACCTTACCGAGCGGCCAACTTTCTCCGGAGTGCTGAGCACTCAGctgcttcactgaaatcaatttATCAACACTTTCACTGCTGATACTGCATTGATTTGAAGCCCATTCTGCATTTCCATGCAACTGCACTTTCCCTATCCTCCCAGGGGAAATACATGTTGCATACCTGAATTAACTTTTATGAAATTGCTGTTTCAGGCAGCTGGGCAGACAGATCCCCTCTGCATGATGCTGCTTTCCAAGGACGCCTCCTGTCTTTGAAAACCTTGATTGCACAGGTAAAAGCCTGCAGGTAAAGAAAGACAGGGTTGGGAAGCGGTGTGGTTTCTCTTGAATTGTATCTGAGTCAGTGAGCTGGTAATAGACTGCAGCAGGAATAAGAAATACAGtcatataaataatatatcCACATGCATGCCCTTGGACATGGATTGGCTGCCTAGTTAAGATGCTGAGGACAAGTCCAGGACAAAGACTGCTATTGCCTGTAGCTTGCTGTATGATAAACAATGATCCTTGTGCTCTTTTTTCAATGGTAAATTATGCAGACTGGGCTTGGGGAGAATAGGGATAATACATACATCAACTGtctgagagggaaaaaaaaaaaaaaaacaactccaacAAACCAGCAATAGAAATCTGTAAAAACATGTCTTGCTTTATAAAACAGCAAACATAAGCGTATTCTACCTAAAGGGAGATCTGTCAGCCTCAAACTCCATTCCAACAGCAACCATGagttaaaacaaaaggaagagaggaggaaagaactTATGAGAAAGGACAAGAAGTTGGGTATGAATATAAACAGCTGTAAAGAGGTCAAAATTGTGCTTTGCCATCCATTCTCCTTATCACCTTTCTTCAAACCCAGCTCCCCAATCTGGCAAAAGTGAGTAATCTCCCCCAGCTGTTGCTGATTTCCCAATGTGCTCACCCATCTAGTTCCCTCTGCAAAGCCACTTTGTGGAAAAGGAAGTGGTGGAGAATATGGGTAATAAGGAAGAGAGCTCAATCATTCAGAGTATTACTGTCTTTCTGATCCCCTCTATCTTCATCTGTGCTATCTTTACACCATCCTGTTTGTGGGGGGCACCTGGTGTTGTGGCTGAACAGTGGAGGCCTTTGTTCTTCACCAGTTGTGGTTATACACAGGAGAAGCACCTGGTGTTGGGGCTATGTTTTTTAGTTAATCTACCCTTTTTCCTGCACCTGAGGACATTAATTTCAGGAGTGAAGAATAAGGGTCCTTGCTGATGGAAAGAGACTGAGGCAGTAAAGTCTGCAGAGACTGAAACGGAGATGAGTCACAGCAGTTTTATTAATAAACGTGGGATAAAGCTCTTTGTGGAGTACCATAGATGTTGCTCATTTCTTCTATAGGCACACTGTTAGcctaaaatgaaatgcagagctATACTTCAGGGTATGTATGAGACACTCAAAAGTCTCTACCTTTGGATTACAGCTCTTTAGATAGAAAGGCTTCTGCTCCCTTATGGATGCCTTAACATTAGGAGCTGTTTGTGCCTGTGTGGAGATGGGgcactgaagttttaaaagaGCTCAGGGACTCAGCAAGGCCTGGTCCAGCACCGAAAGAAGCACCTCATTTTTCAGATGTACTAGGAAGAATGTATAATCGTATGAGAACAAGGCTTAGTGCCAATGTTACTTTGCAAACGGCTATAGTAAGATCTATAACTTGTCCCCTCCATTACTAAATGGAGACCTGCTGTTTTATTCAAGATATCAGTGCTTATTCATTCATTTgcaaggaattattttaatttgttaaatttATGTCTGAATAATGAATAAGAATAGCTCTCTTCTTATCAGGAGCCTCTAGAAGACATTCCTCTTGAAGGAGTGTACTCATCAGTAAATATGAAACATCTATTCAATGATAAAATATAGTCtcaacatttttagaaatattttatctgttcCCATGCACTGATGTAATGTGAAGGAAAATTTTAGCTGCAGCCtttgcatagaatcatagaatttctcaggttggaaaataccttcAAGAGCATCAAGTacaaccgcaacctaaccatactaccctaactctaaaCCCACAATGCTTTCACATTGCtgaaaaatgattgttttcCTATCATTGAATTTCTATAAAGTAATGACAGTGGctgtttttaatgcttatttaaGCAGGATTGGTGACTTTTACAGTGTTATGTTGCTCGCTGATATTAATGTCTACTGAAAGCCTTTGTAGCTGCGTACTAAACAGTGCGTTGCTGCCATCTCGTGAGCTGCCTGGTGTATAGCACATTGAACAGAGGGAGAATGGTGCTTCGGAAGACACTCAGGCCTACTTCGAGGCGTGTTGTCACATGTGGCTGTGAAATCTTACTTATGAGGAGATTCAGCTGCGTTTTGGGGACAGCACACATcgcagtttctttctttcttgtgaaTAAATTAGGTGTCTGTTTCTGCGGGAAGAGGTGTAAGAGCTGTCATTTAGGAAAATGCCAGCAATGAATCACTGTGACTccaattctttcttcttccagtgtaaaatcccttccaacccaagcaatcTACGATTCTACCAttattctatgagtctatgaacTACACCGAGTACTCCATATAGTCAGTGGGTGTATTTTTAGGATGGAACTCATGTGACCTACAGCTACTTTGAGATAAGCAGAATCAGATCCTAAGGGTGCCTGTTTCCCCCCCACTGATGGAGCCCAAGGGTCCAACTAAACTCGGAACCATAACCATTACCAGCTACCGTGCCTGGGGACAAGAACCAGACAGCAGTAACAGGACCCACGTGCATCCCTAGCCCCTGCCTAGCTCTCTGCCCAGGGCCTAACCACTGCTGGTGCGCCAGGATTGTCACTGGGCTGAGCCAGTCTCTCTTCTCATGCCCCACGCTCTGCCTTGCAGGGTTTCAATGTGAACCTGGTGACAACAGATCGAGTCTCAGCTCTTCACGAAGCCTGTCTGGGAGGCCATGTGGCCtgtgcaaagctgctgctggagaacgGTGCACACGTGAGTCCTGGGCTGGTGGTTATCACCCCgaggaaaattatttatgttttgttgttttttttccatagccaTCATTAGAATTGCCTCTGGTTTTCTGAGGAATATTTTGGGAATGTTGTGTAAGTAAAAATAGATGTAGTTAAAGAAATGAGGCAGTTTATCTGTTATTAAAATGATTTCCCCAGCTAGACCTCAGGTAGGATACATGTTAAAAATGGAGATACACAAATAGGATGAGATATATGAGAACATGTTTCATTCAGCTGGGTTACAGACTTTTTAAGCACTGTTTACGTGGCAAGAAAGTGAGCAACACCCAAACAGGAAATCAGGCTatctcttggagaagaaaatacatttattaactTCCTATACTGTACGCCAAATTTCAGTCTCTTTGAAAGATGGAGGAGAAACcttttctgctcagcttttGTTGATTTTGCTGTACAAGTggcattacttttttttgtttaggaGAATCATCTCTGGACTACCTGTTGCTGACCTATGAAAGCAACCTGTTCCTGGTATATAAAACcccttcattttcatctttatttttctttttttttctttttttcttttccccactcattcataaataaataacaactcATTCATAAATAAAGTCAACAAGATGTTTTCTAACTTCTGGGAGAAAGTGTTCTGCTTTGATACTCATCTTtaagttcagcaagaccaagtgccaggtcctgcacttttgccacaacaaccccagggaacactacaggcttggggtaCAGCCTAGCTCTAGCCCTTAATCTCCTGTCTGTTTCCTCTTCTTGATTTGGAAACCACATGAAGTGCTGTATGCTTGCAGAACCCATTGTTCTTTTccatcttgcaaaaaaaaattaaaaaaaaattaaaaaaaaattaaagcctgTGGATTTGCTGCATAAATTGCCTCTGAGGGCTTGCTAGGCAGTCAGaccttgcagctgctgcagcactgcacagtgcagGACTGTGCTCTCCCAGTGGAGAATGACAGATGATGGTTCTTGCCAGGTATCTGTGTCGGAGGTCagggaaggaaatgctttctcccttgcacacatacatatatgtatgaaCGCAAACCCTTTTgacctccttttctttttgggaTTATGACAGTGTTTCTGTGAATATGTCTTTTgctggaaatgtgttttcaaatgaatgtaTTAAACATGaactatattttcatttaaaaatcagagtTGTCTGAGCATGTAATGGATTTGGACTGGTGCAAAATAGACATGGAAACAGGTTCTCCGTGTTAAGAGGAAATAATCTGTGTTTTCTGAGCAGCCCTAGGAAGATCATTTATAACAAGCAATGATGCTGCCTTGTGGCACTAAGTGCCTAGGAAAGAGCGCAGAGCTCAAAGGAGAATGTTATATGAGTTGTCCCACACTTTGAAAGTTGCAAGCCAAATCAACTCTGACATTAAACGACAAGCATTCTAATGCTCTTTAGTTGAGCACATGACACATGCTGCAAGGGCATTTCTCTTATACTGGATTGTTCTGAACATGTCCTGCTGTTTCAGGTCAATGCAGTCACCATTGATGGGATCACTCCTCTGTTTAATGCCTGCTGCAGTGGCTCTGTGGCTTGTGTCAACATGCTGCTCGAATTTGGAGCCAAGCCACAGGTTGGGAACCACCTTGCTTCGCCCATTCATGAGGCAGTCAAGAGAGGTAACATTCAGTCTGTGAGTGAAGCTAACAGCAACTAAGTGAGCAACGTATCTCTTATTGACTTCAAAACATTTCCCCCCATAAAAACTTACACAGCGCAGATAAATATGTTTGGCTTATTCCCAGCTCTTATGCCTCATTGATTGTACCCAGGTGTATTCTGCTCTGTGTCACTAAAATTAAGTGATAGTTCTCTTTTGCTGCGCAGGACACCGGGAGTGCATGGAGGTCCTTCTGGCTCATGGGGTTGACATTGACCAAGAAGATCTGCAGTATGGGACCCTTCTGTATGTTGCTTGCATGTACCAGAGGACAGAGTGTGTCAAGAAGCTGTTGGAACTTGGTACGCCCAGAGAAAGAGCTGGGGGAGAGCTGGGGTAGTGTAAGCCACCCCAGTTCCGTCCAAGTTACATCTCTGCCATaaacattttgaagtatttctgcAAGAGATGTTTGGACAGCCTGAATCTGTGAGATAATTAAAATTTCACTTGTATTCATGAAGAATAcgtgcccagggaggtggtggaatcaccatccctggagatgctcaagaaCCGTATagatgtggcgctgagggacatggttagtgggcatgatgggattgggctgacagttggacttgatatCTTAGTGGATTTTTCCAaactttatgattctgtgaaattagaATCTCCTTACTGGAAAATTGTAATTACAGGGATCTATCTGAGACCATTTGAATGTGAAAGTAAACCAGAGTTTTAGTTTTCTAAAGCAATGGCAGGAACCAGAAAATATCATTGATGACCAAAATCAAGTCTTTTGATTATGAAAAATTAGATTGCCATGCTAAGCATTaacctcattttcttctcagcttaTGATGGAAACAGTAGTAAAGATGATTGAAAGAATAATCTCTGTAGGCCCAGTTACAATTTATAAGTTAGTGTAAATTTCTGCTAATGACACTTGCTGTAAGTATGGCCCTGTTGTGCACAGCAAGCTGAGGGCAAGCATTTTGCTTGCTGTGCTCCCATAGTTACTACAGATACTTAAAGGGTGTTTTCCTTATGTAATTAAATTAACATAATCTAAGATAGATTGTATGATACTAACAAATTTGTGATAGGTTTTGATCATCTATTGGGTTGACAGTCTAAGAATTTTAGTGGTTGACCAGCTTTGCCTGTTGTAGACAGGATTCATTGGCTCAGTAGATGCTTATACAGAAAGTATTTGATCTGAGTTTTGCACTGATGCCACAGAGTGGTGACAGAGGCCTGGGTGCTACCCATCCCCTTCATTTATTGAGGCTACCAGTGGATACACAACTTGTGTGGTGCAAGGTCAgacatttcttgctttttcctgcGGCCAACCCTGCACTCTTCTTCTCCCAAGGAGCCAATGTTAATGCGGGGAAGCGACTAGATACTCCACTCCATGCAGCAGCAAGGAAATCCAGTGCAGAGATAGTTGTCTTGTTGGCAGACTATGGTGCTAacctgaaatgcagaaatgctgaattcaaATGTGCCCTGGACCTTGCCATACCCAACAGCAAAGTGGAGCAGGCACTTTTACTTCTGGAAGGTAAAGgttccttttgccttttcccCTTTGCCTTTTCCCCTTTGCCTTTTCCCCTTTGCCTTTTCCCCTTTGCCTTTTCCCCTTTGCCTTTTCCCCTTTGCCTTTTCCCCTTTGCCTTTTTGAAGTAGATtggtatttatttctttcaccCAAAACCTTTTCCTTAATTGATTTAATCCTCTATGTAAGTTCTCTATTGATTTCAAGCCTGTATCATGCTACACAGAAATGAGCAAGCAATCTCTGTTTTGTTGCTAGATCTGCTGCCAGGTATTAGAGTTTTAGTGAGCAAGTTGGCTAGTTATTCTgtgcctttcttttccatttatcaAAGGTAAATCATCCTTATTTATGAATCAAGACTCTAAGGACTGAGGATTGAAAACTGCCATGATATTATCATAGCTATTTTAGTAGCATCATCTTGTGTTCAGTCAAGCACTGTGGCTCAATGactttcttcctgaaaaaaaaattaaacaaatacatGTTTGTGAGACTGCAATCCAAGCACAAAACAGCAATGTCCTTTGCAGCTTACATGCAGGCTCTCTGATATTTCTAGTTATCTTTCCAATCTACTTGAGTAAActtctgagcagaaataaaTCTAACACTTCTTGTGCCATTTTCACCTGTGCCACATGTAGCCAAAACATTGTGCATCCAACAGGAAAGTCCCTGGAGAAGGGACATGCTTTGTGCATAGAGATCCCAAGAGCTCTTGGATGGTACTTAATGTCAGTTGGCTGCATAAGCTTTGCATTGGCCTCTGCATGCAGTTGAGTTCTATGGAGGAAGTGAAACATAGGTTTAATATTCTTCTGCCTCACCCTCTTTCTCCGTGACATTTCATGTAGTGCTTTAGTTTGTCATAGAATGTCATAGAAAGGTTGTAGAATTAcatgagttggaagagacccacaaggatcatcaaatccaactcctagctccacacagaaccacccaaaattcaaaccctgtgtatgagagcgttgtccaaacTCTCGACCTCTGGCACCTGcggccatgcccactgccctgggcagcccattcaaTGCCCACTACACTTcggtgcagaacctttccctaacccccagctgaccctcccctgatgcgGCTCCATGACATTCCCTCAGGTTCTATCATTGTCATGTCTAAAAACTTCCTGGAGGACTTTTGCTTGAATGCTTCTCACTTCTTGTGACTTCTGTCCCCGTGTCTGAGGTGTTCAGGCCTGAGCAGAAGCAGGTGTCTCACACAGTTGCCTTGTGTGATTGAGAGCTTCTGTAGATGAATAAATATGCCAGTATTAAAAATCTCATCCCTTCCCGAACTTCTGCTTGACTTTCACTCTCAAGTTGTACCCCCATCCTCCCTCACAGTCAGGTGGGCCATAGGGTTCTTCAGTTACTGATGGGAAAAATGCAAGCACCCACCAAACGAGTCCTCGTATAACTTTCCCACCAGTGGGCTCTCCAACATCTAATAAGAGATTGTCACAGGatgcagcatttccttcagggcttcGGAAGGGCCAAACCCCACTAGAGCTATGCGTCCTGGCACTCTGCCTCCAGTGGACTCCTGTATGgcattttcagtatttgctcaagaaaagattcagaaaagCCTAGCTGTGCAcgcataaaaatgtttttagcgTTCATAGGTTTCAAGCCACTTAATCAATTTTGACAAGATAAGCCAGCAATGTATGTTGCCCTCCTTAACTTGAGAAAGTCGTGTGTAGTACTCAATTTGATTTTCAaatcttgctgctgtttgttacCTTCTGACTTATACCGGGGATAAGGGTGCTTgatcttgcttttatttcttttcttccaggcCCTGCCAGCCTTGCCCAGCTGTGCCGATTGTGTATCAGAAAGCATCTGGGTCGGTCGTGCCTCTATGCAGTACATAAGCTGCACCTGCCTGAGCCACTTGAGAACTTTCTCCTACACCGATAAGCCTGTGGCTATCTttacactggaaaagaaagaggaacaaatGGTTGTGTACTCCAAAATTAttatatcaaagaaaaaaatcaacgACATCATTTACTGTCTACTCTGGGTACCAAACATTGCTACTGATTGTGTAAATTGAAGCCAATGGAAAACACCTTTTCACAGACACTGAATGGTGTTGGTACAGCTCCCCCACAGTTTATTGCCATATCTATTTTTACTAAACTGAGAATTTGTAATACATGTACAACTCAATCAACATATGTTTGTAGATAGACATGCATACATCCacccacagacacacacacacaagactTCCCCTGCATCTACTGTTGTCTAATGATGATAGGTGTCTTTTAATATCTGTGCAGCTTCTTCCTCTTACTTCTAAAAAGCTCACTATCAAAATCAAGGCTGTTATTCCTCCACTAGTGTGGGAGTGAAAACCTTCAACAATCAATGTTAGGCGTATTTATATACTGCACATCTTTTGTCCTCTTTGACTTTGCTTCCTGACAGCTCTTTCCCGTGCTCTAGTAGAGTAGCAGTGACTTTCAGCAGGCTCTGGCTGTCCAGATGTCCCATCACCTGAGCCCAGCTGCCCTCAACACTAATCCATATTCTCCTCCAAGATGAGAGTGATGTTACCAAATCAGGTGTGGGGGCTTGGAGtaagtcttaaaaaaaaccccttgtctcttctgaaaaaaaaaatcctatcttACCTGAGATCTGGCTCTGTTTGCTATATGAATAATTTTTGTTAGCTTAATTTGAGGAGAGAACAGCAAATGTTTTCGTAGGCATATAGTAGGTCAGCTTTCAGTGTCTGTCCTTTGCAAAGCTTAATAATAAGCAGAGGAATGTGTTGCATCTCTCCTAATTGTCTTTGAACACTTTGGTCTTTCTCAAGATAAGTCCTTGGACAGTAGAGCAAGAGAAGGTCAAGGTCCCTAAGGATGGTTGTGCATCACTCAAACCTTCTCCTTGTTGGCTATCGTCCACTAGGAGAAGAAGTTGGCAGGGCATCTGCTTCCTCATCACCTACTCTAGAGTCTTTCATCACCTCTTTTGGAGAAGGGAATTTTAAAGGAGATTCTGGCCACTGTGATAGTAGTTTAAATCTTGTCAGGTTTTGTAGCATGGACACAGCA
The Numida meleagris isolate 19003 breed g44 Domestic line chromosome 1, NumMel1.0, whole genome shotgun sequence genome window above contains:
- the ASB11 gene encoding ankyrin repeat and SOCS box protein 11; this encodes MEGSSILQAFTNIYFAIFALFCFKLLIKISLALLTHFYIVKGNRKEAARIAEEIYGIVPGSWADRSPLHDAAFQGRLLSLKTLIAQGFNVNLVTTDRVSALHEACLGGHVACAKLLLENGAHVNAVTIDGITPLFNACCSGSVACVNMLLEFGAKPQVGNHLASPIHEAVKRGHRECMEVLLAHGVDIDQEDLQYGTLLYVACMYQRTECVKKLLELGANVNAGKRLDTPLHAAARKSSAEIVVLLADYGANLKCRNAEFKCALDLAIPNSKVEQALLLLEGPASLAQLCRLCIRKHLGRSCLYAVHKLHLPEPLENFLLHR